Proteins co-encoded in one Callospermophilus lateralis isolate mCalLat2 chromosome 2, mCalLat2.hap1, whole genome shotgun sequence genomic window:
- the LOC143391464 gene encoding olfactory receptor 2D3-like, translated as MGEENQTSVTEFIFLDLSQDPHTQVLLFLLFLIIYLLTLLGNLLMVVLTHMDSRLHTPMYFFLRNLSFADLCFSTTTVPQVLVHFLVRRKTISFVGCSVQIIVLLLTGCTECALLAVMSYDRYVAVCKPLHYSTIMTHWACVRLTVGSWASGAFVSLVDTTFTLRLPYRGNNIINHFFCEPPALLKLASADTYSTEMAIFAMGVVILLAPVSLILVSYWNIICTVIQMHSGEGRLKVFSTCGSHLMVVGLFYGSAIFAYMRPNSKLMNERDKMISVFYTVVTPMLNPIIYSLRNKDVKGALHRVTER; from the coding sequence ATGGGAGAGGAGAACCAAACCTCAGTGACAGAGTTTATCTTCCTGGACCTCTCGCAGGACCCACACACCCAagtcctgctcttcctccttttcctcaTCATCTACCTGCTGACCTTGCTGGGAAATCTGCTGATGGTGGTGCTCACTCACATGGACTCCAGACTCCACactcccatgtacttcttccttagAAACCTGTCCTTTGCTGATCTCTGTTTCTCTACTACCACTGTGCCCCAGGTGCTCGTCCACTTTCTGGTGAGGAGGAAAACCATTTCCTTTGTTGGGTGCTCAGTGCAGATCATTGTTCTGCTTCTGACTGGGTGTACAGAGTGTGCTCTTCTGGCGGTGATGTCCTATGATCGGTATGTGGCTGTGTGCAAGCCCCTGCACTACTCCACCATCATGACCCACTGGGCATGTGTCAGGCTGACTGTGGGGTCCTGGGCCAGTGGAGCATTTGTGTCCCTGGTGGACACCACATTCACCTTGCGTCTTCCCTACCGAGGAAACAATATCATTAACCACTTTTTCTGTGAGCCTCCTGCCCTcctgaagctggcctcagcaGACACTTATAGCACAGAAATGGCAATCTTTGCCATGGGCGTGGTGATCCTCCTGGCTCCTGTCTCCCTCATCCTGGTCTCCTACTGGAACATCATCTGCACTGTGATCCAGATGCATTCTGGAGAGGGGAGGCTCAAGGTCTTCTCTACCTGTGGTTCCCATCTCATGGTGGTGGGTCTCTTCTACGGCTCAGCAATATTTGCCTACATGAGGCCAAACTCCAAGCTAATGAATGAGAGGGATAAAATGATCTCTGTGTTCTATACAGTGGTGACTCCAATGTTGAACCCCATTATTTATAGCCTGAGAAACAAGGATGTCAAAGGGGCTCTCCATAGAGTAACTGAAAGATAA